The Arachis ipaensis cultivar K30076 chromosome B07, Araip1.1, whole genome shotgun sequence genome includes a window with the following:
- the LOC107606132 gene encoding ethylene-responsive transcription factor RAP2-13, with amino-acid sequence MAAMMDFYSNTQLQYSDPFRGSELMEVLEPFIKSSSTTPSPSPSTSPSPPSSTSSPSTSYPSSFYFQSSSPSPFLPPQQPCFLSNGLPMTQNLLGFGTQPTSTASTTSLLGLNHLTPSQINQIQAQMQIEAQPWQTQHLNSCVSFLGPKPIPMKHVGSTASKPTKLYRGVRQRHWGKWVAEIRLPKNRTRLWLGTFDTAEEAALAYDKAAYKLRGDFARLNFPNLRHNGSSVGGEFGEYKPLHSSVDAKLQAICEGLAEMQKQGKTEKTKRSKAGAAGSKAAVSKPAAEDVKACCKVEEAAASPPPESDGGSSEDSSPLSDLTFGDVDDVGDNFNLQKFPSYEIDWDSL; translated from the coding sequence atggcAGCAATGATGGATTTCTACAGCAACACACAGCTTCAGTACTCAGATCCCTTTAGAGGTAGTGAGTTAATGGAAGTTCTTGAACCTTTTATTAAGAGTTCTTCCACAACACCCTCACCTTCACCTTcaacttctccttctcctccttcttcaacTTCATCTCCTTCTACCTCTTACCCTTCTTCTTTCTACTTCcaatcttcttctccttctccttttctCCCTCCCCAACAACCCTGTTTCTTGTCCAACGGTTTACCCATGACCCAAAACTTGTTGGGATTCGGGACACAACCAACTTCAACTGCTTCAACAACTTCTCTTCTTGGACTGAACCACCTAACCCCGTCACAGATCAATCAGATCCAGGCCCAAATGCAGATCGAGGCCCAACCATGGCAAACACAACACCTCAACTCCTGTGTTAGCTTCCTTGGGCCGAAGCCCATCCCGATGAAGCACGTGGGGTCAACAGCTTCAAAGCCCACGAAGCTTTACAGAGGGGTGAGGCAGAGGCACTGGGGAAAGTGGGTGGCTGAGATCAGACTCCCCAAGAACCGTACAAGGCTCTGGCTCGGAACCTTCGACACCGCAGAAGAGGCTGCTTTGGCTTACGACAAAGCCGCTTACAAGCTCCGCGGCGACTTTGCCAGACTCAACTTCCCTAACCTCCGTCACAACGGCTCCTCCGTCGGCGGTGAATTCGGCGAGTACAAGCCGCTACACTCCTCTGTCGACGCAAAGCTTCAGGCCATATGCGAAGGCCTCGCCGAGATGCAGAAGCAGGGAAAGACGGAGAAGACGAAGCGGTCCAAAGCAGGCGCTGCTGGTTCCAAAGCTGCGGTTTCTAAGCCGGCGGCGGAGGACGTGAAGGCTTGTTGCAAGGTGGAAGAAGCCGCAGCGTCGCCGCCCCCCGAGAGCGATGGTGGTTCGTCGGAGGATTCTTCGCCGCTGTCAGATCTGACGTTTGGTGATGTTGATGACGTTGGGGATAATTTTAATCTTCAGAAGTTCCCTTCGTATGAGATTGATTGGGATTCTCTGTGA
- the LOC107607868 gene encoding uncharacterized protein LOC107607868 — protein sequence MDCANIIAWNVRGASNKLARVHLKQLVKNFHPYVFIILETHCTFQKVAVFWNRLGYTHIHIEEAHGHSGGIWVLSAWPGVSCNVVAASSQVVCVEFSNGGFSWVCTAIYASPVHSIREEAWKVLTDFSRNYSGPLLAIGDFNEILLSSEVKGGNFVSRRAERFGALLDECGLIDLGAHGSLYTWFRHMQDNRFISKRLDRTVATDAWCFRFPESYVQNLARMHSNHCPIMVRCQGNDRRVGVKPFRFQVAWSYHPSFSLVVRGAWDKGRPNPIRCLSQVRDDALAFNRDVFGNIFKRKRELERRVTSIQQRMERVDALSLIQEERELQAEYSNLLMQEEWF from the coding sequence ATGGATTGTGCAAACATTATAGCTTGGAATGTGAGAGGAGCTAGTAATAAGCTGGCTCGGGTGCATCTGAAACAATTGGTAAAGAATTTTCATCCATACGTTTTTATCATTTTAGAGACTCATTGTACTTTCCAAAAGGTGGCTGTCTTTTGGAACAGATTAGGTTATACTCATATTCATATTGAAGAAGCTCATGGGCATAGTGGAGGTATTTGGGTGCTCTCTGCATGGCCCGGAGTATCTTGCAATGTAGTGGCAGCGAGTTCGCAAGTGGTGTGTGTTGAGTTTTCGAATGGCGGTTTCTCTTGGGTCTGTACAGCAATTTATGCAAGTCCCGTTCATAGCATAAGGGAGGAAGCTTGGAAGGTTTTGACAGATTTTTCCAGAAATTATTCAGGTCCTTTATTAGCTATTGGGGATTTTAATGAGATCCTTCTTTCATCTGAGGTTAAAGGTGGGAACTTTGTCTCTCGAAGGGCAGAGCGGTTTGGAGCTCTCCTAGATGAGTGTGGTTTGATTGATTTGGGAGCTCATGGATCCTTGTACACTTGGTTCAGACATATGCAGGATAATCGGTTCATCTCGAAGAGGCTGGATAGGACTGTGGCTACTGATGCTTGGTGTTTTCGTTTTCCGGAAAGCTATGTACAGAATTTGGCGAGGATGCATTCTAACCACTGTCCCATTATGGTGCGATGTCAAGGTAATGATAGAAGAGTCGGGGTAAAACCTTTTCGTTTTCAAGTAGCTTGGTCTTATCACCCAAGTTTTTCGTTGGTGGTCAGGGGTGCTTGGGACAAGGGTAGACCCAATCCTATTCGTTGCCTTTCTCAGGTCAGAGATGATGCTTTGGCCTTTAACCGAGATGTCTTTgggaatatttttaaaagaaagagagAATTGGAGAGGCGTGTGACCAGTATCCAACAGAGAATGGAGAGAGTTGATGCTTTATCCCTTATACAAGAAGAAAGAGAGTTACAGGCTGAATATAGTAATCTGCTTATGCAAGAGGAGTGGTTTTGA